The proteins below come from a single Chryseobacterium bernardetii genomic window:
- the gcvT gene encoding glycine cleavage system aminomethyltransferase GcvT: protein MKKTALYDKHVSLGAKIVPFAGFEMPVQYSGVTEEHFAVREKAGLFDVSHMGQFFIEGPGSKDLLQFVTTNNVDTLENGKAQYSCLPNENGGIVDDLIVYKMEDDKYFVVVNASNIDKDWNHISKYNTFGAKMTNASDDMSLLAVQGPKATEILQKLTDVNLSEIPYYHFTVGSVAGVNDVIISNTGYTGSGGFEIYFKNESAEKLWDEVMKAGETEGIIPCGLAARDTLRLEKGFCLYGNDIDDTTSPIEAGLGWITKFDKDFVSKEVFAKQKEEGVTRKLVGFELQDKGVPRHDYPVVDAEGNVIGKVTSGTQSPMKKIGLGLAYVDKPHFKLGSDIFIQVRNKNIPAKVVKAPFV, encoded by the coding sequence ATGAAGAAAACAGCTTTGTACGACAAGCACGTTTCATTAGGAGCTAAGATCGTACCTTTCGCAGGTTTTGAAATGCCTGTGCAATATTCAGGAGTAACAGAGGAGCATTTTGCAGTAAGAGAAAAAGCGGGATTGTTTGATGTTTCCCACATGGGGCAGTTTTTCATCGAAGGTCCGGGATCTAAAGATCTTTTACAATTCGTAACCACTAACAATGTAGATACTCTTGAAAATGGGAAAGCTCAGTACTCATGTCTTCCGAACGAGAACGGAGGTATTGTAGACGACCTTATCGTTTACAAAATGGAGGATGACAAATACTTTGTAGTAGTAAATGCGTCCAATATTGATAAAGACTGGAACCATATCTCAAAATACAATACTTTTGGAGCAAAAATGACGAATGCTTCTGATGACATGTCATTATTAGCAGTTCAGGGTCCTAAAGCTACTGAAATCCTTCAGAAACTTACTGATGTAAATCTTTCTGAAATTCCTTACTATCATTTTACTGTAGGAAGTGTTGCGGGAGTAAATGATGTTATCATTTCCAACACAGGATATACAGGAAGCGGAGGTTTTGAAATCTATTTTAAAAATGAAAGTGCTGAAAAACTTTGGGATGAAGTAATGAAAGCTGGTGAAACAGAAGGAATTATTCCTTGCGGACTGGCTGCCAGAGATACTTTAAGACTTGAAAAAGGATTCTGTCTTTACGGAAACGATATTGATGATACCACTTCTCCAATTGAAGCCGGCCTGGGATGGATCACGAAATTTGATAAAGACTTTGTTTCTAAAGAAGTTTTCGCAAAACAGAAAGAAGAAGGTGTAACAAGAAAGTTAGTTGGGTTTGAGCTTCAGGATAAAGGAGTTCCAAGACACGACTACCCTGTTGTGGATGCTGAAGGAAATGTAATTGGGAAAGTAACTTCCGGAACCCAGTCTCCAATGAAAAAAATCGGTTTAGGTCTTGCGTATGTAGACAAGCCTCACTTCAAATTAGGTTCTGATATCTTCATCCAGGTAAGAAATAAGAACATCCCTGCAAAAGTGGTGAAAGCTCCTTTTGTATAA
- the idi gene encoding isopentenyl-diphosphate Delta-isomerase: MEELVVLVNPDDVVLGLMEKQQAHVNGLLHRAFSVFLFNSKGEMLLQKRAPGKYHSPNQWTNAVCSHPRIGETYLAGAQRRLKEELGIEAELSEKFKFIYKADVGGGLWEHELDHVFVGNYESEFNLNKNEVAEVRFISPEELYKEISENPKHFTEWFKIILEEYKHHF, encoded by the coding sequence ATGGAAGAATTAGTAGTTTTAGTAAATCCTGATGATGTGGTTCTGGGCTTGATGGAAAAACAGCAAGCTCATGTTAATGGCCTGTTACACCGTGCTTTTTCTGTATTTCTATTCAACAGTAAGGGCGAAATGCTTCTTCAGAAAAGAGCACCAGGAAAATACCATTCTCCCAATCAGTGGACCAATGCTGTGTGTTCACACCCAAGAATCGGGGAAACTTATCTTGCCGGAGCCCAACGAAGACTGAAAGAGGAATTGGGAATAGAGGCGGAACTTTCAGAAAAATTCAAATTTATTTACAAAGCAGATGTAGGGGGCGGCTTGTGGGAACATGAACTGGACCATGTTTTTGTAGGAAACTATGAATCTGAATTTAACCTGAATAAAAACGAAGTGGCAGAAGTAAGATTTATTTCTCCCGAAGAACTATATAAGGAGATCTCTGAAAACCCCAAACACTTTACAGAATGGTTCAAGATTATCCTTGAAGAATATAAACACCATTTTTAA
- a CDS encoding LNS2 domain-containing protein, with protein sequence MELEYIEHISPILKDGVKNYLIDIDGTITEDVPNEEPERMVTCEPYPDALETINKWYDEGHQICFFTSRTENLKQITIDWLDKHGFKYHSVLCGKPRGGNYHWIDNHLVRATRYKGRFTDLVEKQVTIEVFKEDGE encoded by the coding sequence ATGGAATTAGAATACATAGAGCACATCAGTCCTATTCTCAAGGATGGAGTTAAAAATTACTTAATTGATATAGACGGAACCATTACAGAGGACGTTCCTAATGAAGAACCCGAAAGAATGGTTACCTGTGAACCATATCCTGACGCCTTGGAAACCATTAATAAATGGTATGATGAAGGGCATCAGATCTGTTTTTTCACCTCAAGAACCGAAAACCTGAAACAAATCACTATCGATTGGCTGGATAAACACGGTTTCAAATACCATAGTGTACTTTGTGGAAAACCAAGAGGAGGGAATTATCACTGGATCGATAATCACCTGGTACGCGCTACCAGATACAAGGGAAGATTTACAGACCTGGTAGAAAAACAAGTAACTATAGAAGTGTTCAAAGAAGACGGAGAATAA
- a CDS encoding D-2-hydroxyacid dehydrogenase, with product MKVLANDGLDQSGIDALTEKGFEVITAKVPQEFLVDYINEHQVRTLLVRSATQVRKDIIDNCPSLEIIGRGGVGMDNIDVDYAREKGIHVINTPAASSESVAELVFAHLFSGARFLQDSNRKMPLVGDTEFAGLKKAYAAGIELRGKTIGIIGMGRIGQEVARIALGLGMRVIAADNNVGRASIKVKFYNNQFINVDIETEPLQDVLKHSDFITLHVPAQKDGYMIGKNEFEMMKDGVAIVNCSRGGVIDETALIEALDSGKVKFAGLDVFINEPTPSKEILTHSKISLTPHTGASTLEAQDRIGLSLADQISSILQIQ from the coding sequence ATGAAAGTTTTAGCTAATGACGGCCTGGACCAATCTGGAATTGATGCATTAACAGAAAAAGGATTCGAGGTGATTACTGCAAAAGTTCCACAGGAATTTTTAGTAGATTATATTAACGAGCATCAGGTGCGTACTTTACTGGTGAGAAGTGCTACACAGGTAAGAAAAGATATTATTGACAACTGCCCATCATTGGAGATCATCGGAAGAGGCGGTGTAGGAATGGATAATATTGATGTAGATTATGCAAGAGAAAAGGGTATTCATGTGATCAACACACCGGCTGCTTCTTCAGAATCCGTTGCTGAGCTGGTTTTTGCTCATTTATTTTCCGGAGCGAGATTTCTTCAGGACTCTAACAGAAAAATGCCTTTGGTAGGAGATACAGAGTTTGCAGGGCTTAAAAAAGCATATGCTGCAGGAATTGAATTGAGAGGAAAGACCATCGGAATTATCGGGATGGGAAGAATAGGCCAGGAAGTAGCAAGAATTGCTCTTGGACTGGGAATGAGAGTGATTGCAGCTGATAATAATGTAGGAAGAGCAAGCATTAAAGTGAAATTCTATAACAATCAGTTCATCAACGTAGATATCGAAACTGAACCTTTACAGGATGTTTTAAAACATTCAGATTTTATTACCCTTCACGTTCCTGCTCAGAAAGACGGATATATGATTGGTAAGAATGAGTTTGAAATGATGAAGGATGGAGTAGCAATTGTAAACTGTTCCAGAGGTGGTGTGATTGATGAAACAGCTTTAATTGAAGCTTTGGATTCCGGTAAAGTGAAATTTGCAGGATTGGATGTTTTCATAAACGAGCCAACACCTTCTAAAGAAATCCTTACCCATTCTAAAATCTCTCTGACACCCCACACTGGTGCTTCTACACTTGAAGCTCAGGATAGAATCGGGCTTTCTCTGGCAGATCAGATTTCAAGCATTTTACAGATCCAGTAA
- the mscL gene encoding large conductance mechanosensitive channel protein MscL — MGFVKEFKEFAFKGNVLDLAVGVIIGAAFGKIVSSLVEDVITPLILNPALKAAGAENIAKLTWNGVAYGNFLSAIISFLCIAMVLFWIIKGANKINKKEAPAPAGPTDDQKLLAEIRDLLKSRSNI, encoded by the coding sequence ATGGGATTTGTTAAGGAATTTAAAGAGTTTGCCTTTAAAGGAAATGTTCTCGATCTTGCTGTTGGTGTAATCATTGGTGCAGCATTTGGTAAAATTGTTTCGTCTCTAGTGGAAGACGTTATAACCCCTTTGATCTTAAACCCTGCGCTTAAAGCAGCCGGTGCAGAAAATATCGCTAAACTTACCTGGAATGGTGTTGCCTATGGAAACTTCCTTTCTGCCATAATCAGCTTCCTGTGTATTGCTATGGTTCTTTTCTGGATCATTAAGGGTGCTAACAAGATCAACAAAAAAGAAGCTCCTGCTCCAGCTGGACCTACAGATGATCAGAAGCTACTGGCTGAGATCAGAGATTTATTGAAAAGCAGAAGCAACATATAA
- a CDS encoding NAD(P)H-hydrate dehydratase — MKIFTAAQIRSWDQFTISREPISSIQLMERASATVANWISEHCKVRRKAVVLCGNGNNGGDGFAIARMLYMKGFDIDVFVNDPKGKFSEDAALNFKRLREISGVSVRTFSQIEQYSFDDKTIIIDALFGTGLSRPLADEYKVLVDRINEKDHLKIAVDVPSGLSADGLFDGNSSVLKADYTLSFQSWKRSFLHPETGKYTGKVIILDIGLSEKYKEATETSYFSTDDSFAGSLFIPRNDFAHKGNYGKAVIAGGSYGKTGAAVLATKSALKTGAGLTFTLAPQCGYNVLQTSCPEAMFMEGGDRFITHFEIDNDATIGIGPGLGIHRDTQKALFTFLKDYQNPLVLDADALNIIAGEKDFQLIPRHSIITPHPKEFERLFGKTENSFERLELAKEKAKEFSIYIVLKDHHTQVVTPEGNVYYNLTGNAGLAKGGSGDILTGILTSLLAQGYSAKHSCIVGVWLHGKAADFAAEKHSKESMLPTDVIDELGNVFNELNRRTERNL, encoded by the coding sequence ATGAAAATTTTTACTGCCGCACAAATCAGAAGCTGGGATCAGTTTACCATATCCCGGGAACCCATATCTTCCATTCAATTGATGGAAAGGGCTTCAGCAACTGTTGCCAATTGGATATCAGAACATTGTAAAGTTCGCAGAAAAGCCGTTGTTCTTTGTGGAAACGGAAATAATGGTGGTGACGGATTTGCCATAGCGAGAATGCTGTATATGAAAGGTTTTGACATTGATGTATTTGTTAATGATCCCAAAGGGAAATTCTCAGAAGATGCAGCATTGAATTTTAAAAGATTAAGGGAGATTTCAGGGGTTTCAGTGCGAACCTTCAGCCAGATTGAACAATATAGTTTTGATGATAAAACAATTATTATTGATGCTCTTTTCGGAACCGGATTATCAAGACCCCTAGCTGATGAGTATAAAGTATTGGTAGATAGGATCAATGAAAAAGATCATCTTAAAATAGCGGTAGATGTTCCGTCCGGGCTTTCTGCTGACGGACTGTTTGATGGTAATTCTAGTGTCCTAAAAGCAGATTATACACTAAGTTTTCAAAGCTGGAAAAGGAGTTTTCTCCATCCGGAAACTGGAAAGTATACCGGTAAAGTAATCATTTTAGATATCGGACTTAGTGAAAAGTATAAGGAAGCAACAGAAACCAGCTATTTTTCGACTGATGATTCCTTTGCGGGATCACTCTTTATCCCAAGAAATGATTTTGCTCACAAAGGAAATTATGGTAAAGCGGTTATTGCAGGGGGAAGTTATGGAAAGACCGGAGCAGCGGTATTAGCCACGAAATCTGCTTTGAAAACGGGGGCAGGGCTTACTTTTACATTGGCTCCTCAATGTGGGTATAACGTGTTGCAGACCTCTTGTCCGGAAGCCATGTTTATGGAAGGCGGAGACCGGTTCATTACTCATTTTGAGATTGACAATGATGCAACCATTGGAATTGGTCCGGGTTTGGGCATTCATAGAGACACTCAAAAAGCTCTTTTCACTTTCCTTAAAGATTATCAAAATCCATTGGTATTGGATGCAGATGCATTAAATATTATTGCTGGGGAGAAAGATTTTCAGCTTATTCCAAGGCATTCAATTATTACTCCTCATCCCAAAGAGTTTGAAAGGCTGTTCGGCAAAACGGAAAATTCATTTGAAAGATTGGAATTGGCAAAGGAAAAAGCAAAAGAATTCAGTATTTATATTGTATTAAAAGATCACCATACACAGGTGGTGACCCCTGAAGGGAATGTTTACTACAATCTGACGGGCAATGCCGGGCTGGCTAAAGGCGGAAGCGGAGATATTCTGACCGGAATTCTGACTTCGCTTTTAGCCCAGGGATATTCTGCAAAACATTCCTGCATCGTGGGAGTATGGCTACATGGAAAAGCTGCTGATTTTGCCGCAGAAAAGCATTCAAAAGAGTCTATGCTTCCTACAGATGTAATTGATGAGCTGGGAAATGTTTTTAATGAACTAAATAGGAGAACAGAAAGGAATTTATAA
- the lgt gene encoding prolipoprotein diacylglyceryl transferase translates to MFVFAFGFGYVLMTRIFKIDHVNQKYLEPLFTWTLIGTILGARLGHVIFYQPELFKEDFWSVFLPISTKNGIKFTGFSGLASHGATIALILTTLYYSYKIIKKNPFWVYDRLGIVVALGGAFVRMGNFFNSEIVGKPADPNSPFALLFPQQSSEYGLTVPRYPSQLFEAAGYVALFILLWILYRKTDKKYQQGWLFGLFFIILWAIRFFVEFLKEPQGDEFIQIGGLNTGQVLSIPFMIAGVIIMVVSKKFKITEAENAKPE, encoded by the coding sequence ATGTTCGTCTTTGCATTTGGTTTTGGATATGTTTTAATGACCAGAATCTTTAAAATTGATCATGTTAACCAGAAATATCTTGAACCTCTTTTCACATGGACATTAATAGGAACTATTCTTGGAGCAAGATTAGGACATGTTATTTTCTATCAGCCAGAACTGTTTAAAGAAGACTTCTGGAGTGTATTTTTACCAATCAGCACTAAAAACGGTATCAAATTCACCGGATTTTCCGGACTGGCAAGCCATGGAGCAACGATAGCATTGATCCTTACCACGCTTTATTATTCCTATAAAATTATCAAGAAAAATCCTTTCTGGGTATACGACAGATTAGGGATCGTAGTAGCTTTAGGAGGCGCATTTGTAAGAATGGGGAACTTTTTCAATTCTGAAATTGTAGGAAAACCAGCTGATCCTAATTCACCTTTTGCACTGCTTTTCCCACAGCAAAGCAGCGAATATGGACTTACAGTTCCGCGTTATCCGAGCCAGCTATTTGAAGCTGCAGGATATGTTGCCCTATTCATTTTATTATGGATTCTTTACAGAAAAACAGATAAAAAATACCAGCAAGGATGGCTATTCGGATTATTTTTTATCATTCTTTGGGCGATCAGATTCTTTGTTGAGTTCCTTAAAGAGCCTCAAGGCGATGAATTTATTCAGATCGGAGGTTTAAATACCGGCCAGGTTCTTTCTATTCCATTTATGATTGCCGGAGTTATCATTATGGTTGTTTCCAAGAAGTTTAAAATTACGGAAGCAGAAAACGCAAAACCTGAATAA
- the yidD gene encoding membrane protein insertion efficiency factor YidD, producing MVILIKFYQWFISPLLPKNCRYEPTCSHYMIESLQVHGIFKGFWLGLKRILRCHPWGGSGYDPVPPKHKHQ from the coding sequence ATGGTAATTTTGATAAAATTTTACCAATGGTTTATCTCGCCCTTACTTCCTAAAAATTGCCGTTACGAGCCTACCTGCTCTCATTATATGATAGAATCTTTGCAGGTTCATGGTATATTTAAAGGGTTCTGGCTGGGATTGAAAAGGATTTTACGATGTCATCCATGGGGAGGAAGCGGCTACGATCCTGTTCCACCAAAACATAAACATCAATAA
- a CDS encoding replication-associated recombination protein A: MNQNIPLAEKLRPKTLDEVLGQEHLTGEKGTIRKMINNNTLNSLIFWGPPGTGKTTLAEIISESSGRKFYKLSAVSSGVKDVRDVIEDAKKQNLFSGKSPILFIDEIHRFNKSQQDSLLHAVEKGWIVLIGATTENPSFEVVSALLSRSQVYILKALSYEKLEELIDIASERYNKDEGADFKILEKEALIQYSGGDARKLINSVELVLNQYKNTDTKEILNSDVLEVLQETMALYDKNGEQHYDIISAFIKSMRGSDPNGAVYWLARMLVGGEDIKFIARRMLILAAEDIGLANPNALVIANNCFQAINVIGNPEARIILSETAVYLAVSPKSNSAYMAINEAMALVKQTGNLPVPLHLRNAPTKLMKDLDYGKEYKYAHSYEGNFVDQDFLPQEIKDVKLYEPGNNSTEKKIYEELKKKWGKKY; encoded by the coding sequence TTGAATCAAAATATTCCATTAGCCGAGAAATTAAGACCTAAAACCCTGGATGAAGTTTTGGGGCAGGAGCATCTTACCGGTGAAAAAGGGACGATCAGAAAAATGATCAACAATAACACTCTGAATTCTCTGATCTTTTGGGGGCCTCCGGGAACAGGAAAAACCACATTGGCAGAAATTATCTCCGAAAGCTCAGGACGGAAATTTTATAAGCTTTCCGCCGTTTCTTCAGGAGTGAAAGATGTTCGAGACGTAATTGAAGATGCTAAAAAACAGAATTTATTTTCCGGGAAATCTCCCATTTTATTTATTGATGAGATTCACCGCTTTAATAAGTCTCAGCAGGACTCTTTGTTGCATGCTGTAGAAAAAGGCTGGATTGTTTTGATAGGTGCTACTACCGAAAATCCAAGTTTTGAGGTGGTTTCCGCTTTATTGTCCAGAAGCCAGGTGTATATTCTGAAAGCTCTAAGTTATGAAAAGCTTGAAGAACTCATTGATATTGCTTCCGAAAGGTATAATAAAGACGAAGGGGCAGATTTTAAAATTCTTGAAAAAGAAGCACTGATACAGTATTCCGGAGGAGATGCCAGAAAGCTTATTAATTCTGTAGAATTGGTTTTAAATCAGTATAAAAATACAGATACGAAGGAGATTCTTAATTCAGATGTGCTGGAAGTTCTTCAGGAGACAATGGCACTTTATGATAAAAATGGTGAGCAGCATTATGATATTATTTCAGCCTTCATTAAGTCAATGCGCGGAAGTGATCCTAACGGAGCGGTATATTGGCTGGCGAGAATGCTTGTAGGAGGTGAGGATATTAAGTTTATTGCAAGAAGAATGCTTATTCTGGCAGCGGAGGATATAGGGTTGGCCAATCCTAATGCGCTGGTGATTGCCAATAACTGTTTTCAGGCTATCAATGTGATCGGAAACCCTGAAGCAAGGATTATTCTGAGTGAAACAGCTGTATATCTTGCCGTTTCTCCTAAGAGTAATTCTGCATATATGGCTATTAATGAAGCAATGGCATTGGTGAAGCAAACAGGAAACTTACCTGTACCTCTTCATTTAAGAAATGCCCCTACAAAACTGATGAAGGATCTTGATTATGGTAAGGAGTATAAATATGCCCATTCTTATGAAGGTAATTTTGTAGATCAGGATTTTCTTCCCCAGGAAATCAAAGATGTGAAACTGTATGAACCGGGAAACAATTCCACAGAAAAAAAGATTTATGAAGAACTGAAGAAAAAGTGGGGAAAGAAATATTAA
- a CDS encoding DUF2339 domain-containing protein yields the protein MNEYLAVILIIIIAIIFSNLNTKIRKLEKEVSDLTSKINKQTIHPEIPQEAITSEETITSPTPIHESHGKAILPSRNREEPSKLQKDWLDPVFEFLKQNILTVIGIFTLVLGIGYFVKYAIDKNWIGETARAGIGFGTGTIIILTGHFLRKNYKTFASIITGGGIAVLYFTTTIAFREYHLFSQNIAFVITSAITAAAILLSYYYRSEILIIFSLIGGFTAPLMISTGENNYIFLFTYITLLNIGMLAVAFLQQWRSVGWTAYIFTSIYLFYWTANLPELLSITFYLISYVIFYTFALHHYFRKNELAVPDILMLALVNCSSIIGLTYIFNELQYEPVIIFPLIFALVNAFLLFREYRKRNLGISFSVFAGITVSLITIAVALQFKAHLITSVWAIEATLLLYIWKKTGYKIFKVCFYVLFPLVIFAQLITWCEYFNATKLSIIFNPVFLTSLVTTVSIGINLYLLKSSKETETGTHTFFEDLITAASYGVIYTAILLEIIYHINSMPWAAITSVGLLYSIYYIFILLFFRKKLSIAKDLQTGLIYLLFFFVMVNISVATTSVVTDIISKQLHNSFYILHLLQWIPFIYVSLKIIPDTAFHHSKISYWIISLAFTVSISYELHHLYVLATSHNLTDSYAVKNHFNILYLPIIWTILASLFIYIGLRKNIQEYNKVGFALIGLMALKLYGYDVWQMDNISRISAFIALGIILLLSSFTFQRLKKIIKNMVDTKEKKQEL from the coding sequence ATGAATGAGTATCTTGCGGTGATCCTGATCATAATTATTGCCATCATTTTCAGCAACCTGAACACCAAGATCCGGAAACTTGAAAAAGAGGTATCTGACCTTACTTCAAAGATCAATAAACAAACGATACATCCTGAGATCCCGCAGGAAGCAATTACGTCTGAAGAAACCATTACTTCGCCAACACCAATTCATGAATCCCACGGAAAAGCTATTCTCCCCAGCAGAAACAGAGAAGAACCGTCAAAGCTTCAAAAAGACTGGCTAGATCCTGTTTTTGAATTTTTAAAACAGAATATCCTTACTGTTATTGGAATTTTTACTTTAGTTCTCGGAATAGGCTACTTTGTAAAATACGCCATTGATAAAAACTGGATCGGAGAAACTGCGAGAGCAGGAATTGGTTTTGGTACCGGAACAATAATTATACTTACAGGACATTTTCTCCGAAAAAATTATAAAACTTTTGCTTCCATCATCACCGGAGGAGGGATTGCCGTTTTATATTTCACAACAACAATCGCTTTCAGAGAATATCATCTTTTCAGCCAGAATATTGCTTTTGTCATTACTTCAGCAATTACTGCCGCTGCCATCCTGCTTTCCTATTATTACAGAAGTGAAATTTTAATTATTTTTTCACTGATTGGCGGTTTTACAGCACCTTTAATGATTAGTACAGGAGAAAATAATTACATATTTCTTTTCACTTATATTACCTTATTAAATATAGGAATGCTGGCCGTTGCTTTCCTTCAGCAGTGGAGAAGTGTGGGATGGACAGCATATATTTTTACCAGCATATATCTTTTTTACTGGACAGCAAATCTTCCTGAGCTTTTAAGCATTACTTTTTATCTTATCAGTTATGTTATTTTCTACACTTTTGCCCTTCATCATTACTTCAGGAAAAATGAACTTGCTGTTCCGGACATCTTAATGCTCGCCCTTGTTAACTGTTCAAGTATTATAGGTCTCACTTATATCTTCAATGAATTACAATATGAACCTGTTATCATCTTCCCTTTAATTTTTGCATTGGTAAATGCCTTCCTTCTTTTCAGGGAATACAGAAAAAGAAACCTTGGTATTTCATTTTCTGTTTTTGCGGGAATAACAGTCAGCTTGATTACAATAGCTGTTGCTTTACAGTTCAAAGCCCACCTTATTACCAGTGTTTGGGCCATAGAAGCCACTTTACTTCTTTATATATGGAAAAAAACTGGCTATAAAATTTTTAAAGTATGTTTTTATGTGCTTTTCCCTTTGGTTATTTTTGCGCAGCTTATTACGTGGTGTGAATATTTCAACGCCACCAAGCTCAGCATTATATTCAATCCTGTATTTTTAACAAGCCTGGTAACTACTGTTTCCATCGGAATCAATTTATATCTATTAAAAAGCAGCAAAGAAACAGAAACAGGGACGCATACTTTTTTTGAAGACCTCATTACAGCTGCAAGCTATGGGGTTATTTATACGGCTATACTTCTTGAAATTATTTATCATATTAATAGCATGCCATGGGCTGCTATAACCAGTGTAGGGTTATTATACAGTATTTATTATATTTTCATCTTGTTATTTTTCAGAAAGAAACTGAGTATTGCCAAAGATCTTCAAACCGGACTAATCTACCTGTTATTCTTCTTTGTAATGGTCAATATTTCTGTTGCCACCACATCAGTAGTTACAGATATCATATCTAAACAGCTTCATAACAGTTTCTATATACTGCATTTACTTCAATGGATACCTTTTATATATGTATCACTAAAAATTATTCCTGATACAGCATTTCATCATTCAAAAATATCATACTGGATCATTTCTTTAGCATTCACTGTTTCCATCAGCTATGAACTCCATCACTTGTATGTATTGGCCACATCGCACAACCTAACTGATTCTTATGCCGTAAAAAATCATTTCAATATACTTTACTTGCCTATCATCTGGACTATCCTTGCGAGCCTGTTTATTTATATAGGATTAAGGAAAAACATCCAGGAATACAACAAAGTTGGCTTTGCCCTGATTGGTCTGATGGCTTTAAAACTTTACGGTTATGATGTGTGGCAAATGGATAATATTTCAAGAATCAGTGCATTCATTGCTCTTGGGATCATTTTATTGTTAAGTTCATTTACTTTTCAGCGTCTTAAAAAGATTATCAAAAATATGGTTGACACTAAAGAAAAAAAACAGGAATTATAA
- the pheA gene encoding prephenate dehydratase, whose amino-acid sequence MKIAFLGPHASFTQLAAAQLFPDDELLPQASILDCFGAVESGDALKAVVPLENSIEGTVSMTLDYLYKTPSVKIEAEAVMPIAHHLMIHPENSIEEIEKIYSHPQALAQSFHFLDNHYKEIPKQDFSSTAAAAKFVSENKEVKIAAVANQFAANLYGLNIVNRNIQDFEQNHTRFIIISKQQNKYDNSQLETLGEKSGMLITLPEDHPGGLHQVLSVFAWRKMNLSKIESRTLKTGLGNYFFFINVEGPWEDVLHGNALKELESINADVDFLGNYKEFLLES is encoded by the coding sequence ATGAAGATTGCATTTTTGGGGCCTCATGCCAGCTTTACCCAGCTTGCTGCTGCACAGCTTTTTCCTGATGACGAGCTTTTACCACAAGCAAGCATTCTGGACTGTTTTGGAGCAGTAGAAAGCGGAGACGCCCTTAAAGCCGTTGTTCCTTTGGAAAACTCCATTGAAGGCACTGTATCAATGACGCTGGATTATCTGTATAAGACACCGTCCGTTAAAATTGAAGCTGAGGCTGTAATGCCGATTGCCCACCACCTGATGATTCATCCTGAAAATTCTATTGAGGAAATAGAAAAGATTTATTCTCATCCGCAGGCACTGGCTCAGAGCTTCCATTTTCTAGACAATCATTATAAGGAAATTCCAAAACAGGACTTTTCTTCTACTGCGGCTGCAGCTAAATTTGTTTCAGAAAACAAAGAGGTCAAAATTGCAGCAGTAGCCAATCAGTTTGCAGCCAACTTATATGGATTGAACATCGTCAACCGTAATATCCAGGATTTTGAACAAAATCACACCCGCTTTATCATTATCTCCAAACAGCAAAACAAGTATGATAACAGCCAGCTGGAAACATTAGGAGAAAAATCAGGGATGCTTATTACCCTTCCCGAAGATCATCCGGGAGGTCTCCATCAGGTATTATCTGTTTTTGCATGGAGAAAGATGAACCTCAGCAAGATTGAATCCAGAACATTGAAGACCGGATTAGGCAATTATTTCTTTTTTATTAATGTAGAAGGCCCATGGGAAGATGTACTCCACGGGAATGCGCTGAAAGAACTTGAATCCATTAACGCGGATGTTGATTTTCTTGGAAACTACAAAGAATTCCTTTTAGAGAGCTAA